The proteins below come from a single Kitasatospora sp. NBC_00315 genomic window:
- a CDS encoding alpha/beta fold hydrolase yields MGHPHALFRRPGLALGAAAAAVLLTAAAVSATPAPAQATAAPAPPAAASSRHEQMPPGFTEHLAHVGSLGIDYVVGGHGPTLVLLHGYPQTWYEWRHIMPALAEHYTVIAPDLPGAGRSDAPATGYDKKSMAADLHGLLVQLGRDKNVNIVGHDIGTMVAYSYAAAHPADVSKLVLSEAPIPDPSIYSFPSLTDSGPGAWHFGFFALTNGLPEQLIEGRETLWTDKFIADLEVNQGAVTPDEISVFAGFLKDRAHLEASFAWFRTLPQDMVDNAVYQKSKLTMPVLAIGADGSLGSFVPDQVRQYATDVTGVVVRNSGHWLYEEHPAEMTGILLDFLKSSS; encoded by the coding sequence ATGGGACACCCCCATGCCCTTTTCCGGCGTCCCGGCCTGGCCCTGGGCGCCGCAGCGGCGGCCGTCCTGCTGACGGCCGCCGCCGTCAGCGCCACCCCGGCCCCCGCGCAGGCGACCGCGGCCCCCGCGCCCCCGGCGGCCGCCTCCAGTCGCCATGAGCAGATGCCGCCCGGATTCACCGAGCACCTGGCGCATGTCGGTTCCCTCGGCATCGACTACGTCGTCGGCGGCCATGGTCCGACCCTGGTCCTGCTCCACGGCTATCCGCAGACCTGGTACGAGTGGCGGCACATCATGCCGGCGCTCGCCGAGCACTACACCGTCATAGCACCGGACCTGCCCGGCGCCGGGCGCAGCGACGCCCCGGCGACCGGCTACGACAAGAAGTCGATGGCAGCCGATCTGCACGGACTCCTGGTGCAACTCGGCCGCGACAAGAACGTCAACATCGTCGGGCACGACATCGGCACCATGGTCGCCTACTCCTACGCCGCCGCACATCCGGCCGACGTCAGCAAGCTGGTGCTCAGCGAGGCACCGATCCCCGACCCGAGCATCTACTCCTTCCCGTCTCTGACCGACAGCGGCCCGGGAGCCTGGCACTTCGGCTTCTTCGCGCTCACCAACGGCCTCCCCGAGCAGCTGATCGAGGGGCGCGAGACGTTGTGGACCGACAAGTTCATCGCCGACCTCGAAGTCAACCAGGGCGCGGTCACCCCGGACGAGATCTCGGTGTTCGCCGGCTTCCTGAAGGACAGGGCGCACCTCGAAGCGAGCTTCGCGTGGTTCCGCACCCTGCCGCAGGACATGGTCGACAACGCCGTCTACCAGAAGAGCAAGCTCACGATGCCGGTCCTGGCGATCGGCGCCGACGGCAGCCTCGGATCCTTCGTGCCCGACCAGGTGCGGCAGTACGCGACCGACGTCACCGGCGTGGTGGTGAGGAACTCCGGTCACTGGCTGTACGAGGAACACCCCGCCGAGATGACCGGCATCCTGCTCGACTTCCTGAAGAGCTCGTCATGA
- a CDS encoding DUF4191 domain-containing protein: protein MSVMARETSENTGRLKQIRLAYQMTKKVDTKIGLIIAGVGLLTFGVFLAIGFAIGHPVYVGILGFIVAFLAMAVVFGRRAERAAFGQMEGQPGAVAAVLNNIKRGWSANQTPVAVTRSQDAVYRAVGRPGIALIGEGNPNRVRQLLAAEKKKMSRVVGDIPVHDIVVGTGEGEVPLKKLQVHLMRLPRAITPAQVTETNDRLRALGDLLSKAPIPKGPMPKGARMPKGGQVR from the coding sequence ATGAGCGTTATGGCGAGGGAAACATCCGAGAACACCGGGCGACTCAAGCAGATCCGTCTGGCGTACCAAATGACCAAGAAGGTCGACACAAAGATCGGCCTGATCATCGCCGGCGTCGGCCTGCTGACCTTCGGCGTGTTCCTCGCCATCGGCTTCGCAATCGGCCACCCGGTGTACGTGGGCATCCTGGGCTTCATCGTGGCCTTTCTGGCCATGGCGGTGGTCTTCGGACGCCGGGCCGAACGTGCCGCCTTCGGGCAGATGGAGGGCCAGCCCGGCGCGGTCGCGGCCGTGCTGAACAACATCAAGCGCGGCTGGAGCGCCAACCAGACCCCGGTCGCGGTGACCCGCAGCCAGGACGCGGTCTACCGGGCGGTCGGCCGCCCCGGCATCGCGCTGATCGGCGAGGGCAACCCCAACCGGGTCCGGCAGCTGCTGGCCGCCGAGAAGAAGAAGATGTCGCGCGTCGTCGGGGACATCCCGGTCCACGACATCGTGGTCGGCACCGGGGAGGGTGAGGTCCCGCTGAAGAAGCTGCAGGTCCACCTGATGCGGCTGCCGCGCGCGATCACCCCGGCCCAGGTCACCGAGACCAACGACCGGCTGCGCGCACTGGGCGACCTGCTCTCCAAGGCGCCGATCCCCAAGGGCCCGATGCCCAAGGGCGCCCGGATGCCCAAGGGTGGCCAGGTTCGCTGA
- the glnA gene encoding type I glutamate--ammonia ligase, protein MFNNAAEVKQYIADNDVKFVDVRFCDLPGVMQHFSVPAATFDPSETLMFDGSSIRGFQAIHESDMALVPDLATARLDPFRKEKHLNINFFIQDPITGEAYSRDPRNVAKKAEAYLASSGIADTAYFGPEAEFYVFDSVRFETSANASYYHIDSEAGAWNSGSAEGDARGYKVKYKGGYFPIPPVDHFADLRAEMSLELAAAGLEVERQHHEVGTAGQAEINYKFNTLLHAADDLMLFKYIIKNVAWRNGKTATFMPKPIFGDNGSGMHVHQSLWTSGSPLFYDEQGYAGLSDTARYYIGGLLKHAPSLLAFTNPSVNSFHRLVPGFEAPVNLVYSQRNRSAAIRIPITGSNAKAKRIEFRAPDPSSNPYLAFAAMLMAGLDGIKNKIEPLEPVDKDLYELAPDEHASVPQVPASLPAVLEALEADHEYLLAGGVFTPDLIETWIDYKRTNEIAPIALRPHPHEFELYYDL, encoded by the coding sequence ATGTTCAACAACGCCGCCGAGGTCAAGCAGTACATCGCGGACAATGACGTCAAGTTCGTCGATGTACGGTTCTGCGACCTGCCGGGCGTCATGCAGCACTTCTCCGTGCCTGCGGCGACCTTCGACCCGTCCGAGACGCTGATGTTCGACGGCTCGTCGATCCGCGGCTTCCAGGCCATCCACGAGTCGGACATGGCGCTCGTCCCCGACCTTGCCACGGCCCGCCTGGACCCGTTCCGCAAGGAGAAGCACCTCAACATCAACTTCTTCATCCAGGATCCGATCACCGGCGAGGCCTACAGCCGCGACCCGCGCAACGTCGCCAAGAAGGCCGAGGCCTACCTCGCCTCCTCCGGGATCGCCGACACCGCGTACTTCGGGCCCGAGGCCGAGTTCTACGTCTTCGACTCGGTCCGCTTCGAGACCAGCGCGAACGCCTCGTACTACCACATCGACTCCGAGGCCGGCGCCTGGAACAGCGGCTCCGCCGAGGGCGACGCACGCGGCTACAAGGTCAAGTACAAGGGCGGGTACTTCCCCATCCCGCCGGTCGACCACTTCGCCGACCTGCGCGCCGAGATGTCCCTGGAGCTGGCCGCGGCCGGCCTGGAGGTCGAACGCCAGCACCACGAGGTCGGCACGGCCGGCCAAGCGGAGATCAACTACAAGTTCAACACGCTGCTGCACGCCGCCGACGACCTGATGCTGTTCAAGTACATCATCAAGAACGTCGCCTGGCGCAACGGCAAGACCGCCACCTTCATGCCGAAGCCGATCTTCGGCGACAACGGCTCCGGCATGCACGTCCACCAGTCGCTGTGGACGTCCGGCTCGCCGCTCTTCTACGACGAGCAGGGCTACGCCGGGCTCTCCGACACGGCCCGCTACTACATCGGCGGCCTGCTCAAGCACGCACCGTCGCTGCTGGCCTTCACCAACCCCTCGGTGAACTCCTTCCACCGCCTCGTCCCCGGCTTCGAGGCGCCGGTCAACCTGGTGTACTCGCAGCGCAACCGCTCGGCCGCGATCCGGATCCCGATCACGGGCTCCAACGCCAAGGCCAAGCGCATCGAGTTCCGCGCCCCCGACCCGTCCTCCAACCCCTACCTCGCCTTCGCCGCGATGCTGATGGCGGGCCTGGACGGCATCAAGAACAAGATCGAGCCGCTGGAGCCGGTCGACAAGGACCTCTACGAGCTGGCCCCCGACGAGCACGCCTCGGTTCCGCAGGTCCCGGCCTCACTGCCGGCCGTACTGGAGGCCCTGGAGGCCGACCACGAGTACCTGCTCGCGGGCGGCGTCTTCACCCCGGACCTGATCGAGACCTGGATCGACTACAAGCGCACCAACGAGATCGCCCCGATCGCGCTGCGCCCGCACCCGCACGAGTTCGAGCTCTACTACGACCTGTAA
- a CDS encoding AAA family ATPase produces the protein MPLVGRATETEHLRGLIDRAGTCGAALTVRGAPGIGKSALLSEAGAYAADAGMRVLTMSGVEGESHLPYAGLQQLLHPVRAAASALPDHQRHALTAAVGGADSAVPDIYLVGLAVLNLLSDAAAGAPVLLVAEDAQWLDHSTVSVLAFVARRLESEPVVLLASIRDGFHSRLDDAQLPELALPPLTAEHAAELLDAHAPELSPELRQRFLAESAGNPLALTELPRATRDSGGSAIAAATWLPLTTRLERAFTARLSGLPALPRTLLQVAALNDGSSLEEVFSAAEALLGGAGRVGIADLEAAVRAHLVEMNATDLWFRHPLMRSAIHQNMSLPQRHAVHAALAEVLTGQDDRRSWHLATAASRPDERVAAELQATAARAERRGAVAAAVAALEHAARLSENPSLRAERLLRAADLAGELGDRTVVAGLLSQASGLDLSSQQRARLVWIRGTFDEGLRNRTADARSLAGLAETVAGAGDPQLAVRILWSAAQLCFWTEPGAEARRQVVAVAESLPADAALEQWLVAILAWAAPIERGAAVMDRLRVAERQAGVDARAERLLGNAALMVGAFDLAQRFSDSASVDLRSQGRLGLLTRALGTEAWAAVQTGDLNVAIPVAEESSRLARETGQQFLYGLLRANEAVIAAVRGDHGRAESLAEEAELLALPVGARPVLCRVQVARGMNALALGRFEEACAQLRRIYDRADHSHQIALSCYALADLADAAVHCGQGEAIRGIVRDMEATALRTPSPALHAALRFTRAVLADDDADALFAAALSADLTGWPFIRARTQLAYGEWLRRRRRAVDSRTHLRAARETFDALGAIPWSERARQELRASGERSRRRSPDARDRLTPQELQIVQMAAEGLTNREIGQRLYLSHRTVSSHLHRIFPKLGITSRSELASVVRAAGG, from the coding sequence GTGCCGCTCGTCGGGCGCGCGACGGAAACCGAGCATCTCAGGGGCCTGATCGACCGGGCCGGCACGTGCGGCGCCGCCCTGACGGTGCGCGGGGCACCCGGCATCGGGAAGTCCGCCCTGCTCTCCGAAGCCGGCGCCTACGCCGCCGATGCGGGGATGCGGGTCCTGACGATGTCCGGGGTGGAGGGCGAGTCGCACCTCCCCTACGCCGGACTCCAGCAGTTGCTGCATCCGGTCCGGGCGGCCGCCTCCGCGCTACCGGACCACCAGCGGCACGCTCTCACGGCGGCGGTCGGCGGCGCCGACTCGGCGGTGCCGGACATCTACCTGGTCGGCCTGGCGGTGCTCAACCTGCTCTCCGACGCCGCCGCCGGTGCCCCGGTGCTGCTGGTCGCCGAGGACGCCCAGTGGCTGGACCACTCCACCGTCAGCGTGCTCGCGTTCGTGGCCCGCCGGCTGGAGTCCGAGCCCGTGGTCCTGCTCGCGTCGATCCGCGACGGCTTCCACTCCCGACTGGACGATGCGCAGTTGCCCGAACTCGCCCTGCCGCCGCTGACCGCGGAGCATGCCGCCGAGCTCCTCGACGCCCACGCCCCGGAGCTCTCCCCCGAACTGCGGCAGCGGTTCCTGGCCGAGTCCGCGGGCAATCCCCTCGCCCTGACCGAACTGCCCCGGGCCACGCGGGACTCCGGCGGGAGCGCCATCGCGGCCGCCACCTGGCTGCCGCTGACCACCCGTCTGGAACGCGCCTTCACCGCTCGGCTGTCCGGCCTGCCCGCTCTGCCCCGCACCCTGCTCCAGGTCGCCGCCCTCAACGACGGCAGCTCGCTGGAGGAGGTGTTCAGCGCGGCGGAGGCCCTGCTCGGCGGCGCGGGCCGGGTCGGGATCGCCGACCTGGAGGCGGCCGTCCGCGCGCACCTGGTCGAGATGAACGCCACCGACCTCTGGTTCCGCCATCCGCTCATGCGCTCGGCGATCCACCAGAACATGAGCCTGCCCCAGCGCCACGCGGTCCACGCCGCCCTGGCCGAGGTGCTCACCGGCCAGGACGACCGCCGCAGCTGGCACCTGGCCACGGCCGCCTCGCGCCCGGACGAACGCGTCGCCGCCGAACTGCAGGCCACGGCGGCGCGCGCGGAGCGGCGGGGAGCGGTCGCGGCGGCGGTGGCGGCGCTGGAGCACGCGGCCAGGCTCAGCGAGAATCCCTCACTGCGGGCCGAGCGACTGCTGCGGGCGGCGGACCTTGCCGGTGAACTCGGGGACCGCACGGTGGTGGCCGGCCTGCTGAGCCAGGCCTCGGGACTCGACCTGTCATCGCAGCAGCGGGCCCGGCTGGTGTGGATCCGGGGCACGTTCGACGAGGGCCTGCGCAACCGGACCGCTGACGCGCGGTCGCTGGCCGGGCTCGCCGAGACGGTGGCCGGCGCCGGGGACCCTCAGCTGGCGGTGCGCATCCTGTGGAGTGCCGCCCAACTCTGCTTCTGGACCGAGCCGGGAGCCGAGGCCCGGCGGCAGGTGGTCGCGGTCGCCGAATCCCTGCCGGCCGACGCCGCGCTGGAGCAGTGGCTCGTGGCGATCCTCGCCTGGGCGGCTCCGATCGAACGCGGCGCCGCCGTCATGGACCGGCTGCGGGTGGCGGAGCGCCAGGCCGGCGTCGACGCGCGGGCGGAACGGTTGCTGGGGAACGCGGCGCTCATGGTGGGGGCATTCGACCTGGCGCAGAGGTTCAGCGATTCCGCGAGCGTGGATCTCAGGTCGCAGGGCCGGCTCGGGCTGCTGACCAGGGCCCTGGGCACGGAGGCGTGGGCGGCGGTCCAGACGGGTGATCTGAACGTGGCGATCCCGGTCGCCGAGGAGTCGAGCAGGCTGGCGCGCGAGACCGGCCAGCAGTTCCTCTACGGGCTGCTGCGGGCGAACGAGGCGGTGATCGCCGCCGTGCGCGGCGACCACGGGCGGGCCGAGTCCCTGGCCGAGGAGGCCGAACTGCTGGCGCTGCCGGTCGGCGCCCGACCGGTGCTGTGCCGGGTGCAGGTGGCCAGGGGCATGAACGCGCTGGCCCTGGGACGCTTCGAGGAGGCGTGTGCCCAGCTACGGCGGATCTACGACCGCGCCGATCACTCGCACCAGATCGCGCTGAGCTGCTACGCCCTGGCCGACCTCGCCGACGCCGCGGTCCACTGCGGGCAGGGCGAGGCCATCCGGGGCATCGTCCGGGACATGGAGGCCACCGCGCTCCGGACGCCCTCGCCCGCGCTGCACGCCGCACTGCGTTTCACCCGCGCCGTCCTGGCCGACGACGACGCCGACGCCTTGTTCGCCGCGGCACTGAGCGCGGATCTGACCGGCTGGCCCTTCATCAGGGCGCGGACCCAACTGGCCTACGGCGAATGGCTGCGGCGCCGACGGCGGGCCGTGGACTCCCGGACCCATCTGCGGGCGGCCAGGGAGACGTTCGACGCGCTGGGAGCCATCCCCTGGAGCGAACGGGCCCGCCAGGAACTGCGGGCGTCCGGCGAGCGCAGCAGGCGCCGCAGCCCCGACGCACGCGACCGGTTGACGCCGCAGGAACTCCAGATCGTGCAGATGGCCGCCGAAGGACTGACCAACCGCGAGATCGGCCAACGGCTGTACCTGTCTCACCGCACCGTCAGCTCCCACCTGCACCGGATCTTCCCGAAGCTCGGCATCACCTCCCGCTCCGAGCTGGCCTCGGTCGTGCGCGCGGCCGGCGGCTAG
- a CDS encoding RDD family protein, with protein MDTREALGSWIDGPKAAAEKMGADFGYRGERLGLPQEGPGSMAGPGRRLGALFVDGWLVGLVAYGLLARGDQAEANLWTTPLFYAVTALLLATTGTTVGKRLFGLRVVRPDGSRATIPQTLLRTLLLCLVVPALVWDRDTRGLHDKAVGTVEVRI; from the coding sequence GTGGACACCAGAGAAGCGTTGGGATCGTGGATCGACGGCCCGAAGGCGGCCGCCGAGAAGATGGGTGCCGATTTCGGCTACCGCGGCGAGCGCCTCGGACTGCCCCAGGAGGGCCCCGGCTCGATGGCCGGCCCCGGCCGCCGGCTCGGCGCGCTGTTCGTCGACGGCTGGCTGGTGGGCCTGGTCGCGTACGGACTGCTCGCGCGCGGAGACCAGGCGGAGGCCAATCTCTGGACCACCCCGCTCTTCTACGCCGTCACCGCCCTCCTGCTCGCCACCACGGGGACCACCGTCGGCAAGCGCCTGTTCGGCCTCCGGGTGGTCCGTCCGGACGGCAGTCGCGCCACCATCCCGCAGACCCTGCTGCGCACCCTGCTGCTCTGTCTCGTGGTGCCTGCCCTGGTTTGGGACCGTGACACCCGTGGGCTGCACGACAAGGCGGTCGGCACGGTCGAGGTCCGGATCTGA
- a CDS encoding SDR family NAD(P)-dependent oxidoreductase, with protein sequence MELGLSGKTAVVTGAGRGIGLAVVRALADEGVRVVAGARQVSAPLTALAADGRVVPVEVDLAETDGPQRLIDAAVEAVGAPDILVNNVGSVRPRVGGFLTVTDDDWAATLNINFLAAVRATRAVVPLMLRRGTGTIVTVCSVNAFLPDPLVIDYSAAKAALANFTKALSKELGPQGVRVNSISPGPVATGLWLADDGVAATVARASGNTAAAVAEQAAADAPTGRFTSAEEVADLVLLLAGDRAGNVNGADFVIDGGLVSTL encoded by the coding sequence GTGGAGCTCGGACTCTCTGGAAAGACCGCCGTCGTCACCGGCGCGGGACGCGGCATCGGCCTGGCGGTGGTGCGCGCACTGGCCGACGAGGGGGTCCGCGTCGTCGCCGGCGCCCGCCAGGTCTCCGCGCCGCTGACGGCGCTGGCCGCCGACGGCCGCGTCGTCCCCGTCGAGGTGGACCTCGCCGAGACCGACGGCCCCCAGAGGCTCATCGACGCAGCCGTCGAAGCCGTCGGCGCCCCGGACATCCTGGTCAACAACGTCGGCTCGGTCCGGCCCCGTGTCGGCGGCTTCCTGACGGTGACCGACGACGACTGGGCCGCGACACTGAACATCAACTTCCTGGCCGCCGTGCGCGCCACCCGGGCTGTCGTCCCGCTCATGCTGCGGCGCGGCACCGGCACCATCGTCACCGTCTGCTCGGTCAACGCCTTTCTGCCGGACCCGCTCGTCATCGACTACAGCGCCGCGAAAGCCGCCCTGGCCAACTTCACCAAGGCGCTGTCCAAGGAACTGGGACCGCAGGGCGTTCGCGTCAACAGCATCAGCCCCGGCCCCGTCGCCACCGGCCTGTGGCTGGCGGACGACGGAGTCGCCGCGACCGTCGCTCGCGCCTCGGGCAACACGGCCGCGGCCGTCGCCGAGCAGGCCGCCGCGGATGCCCCCACCGGCCGCTTCACCTCTGCCGAGGAAGTCGCCGACCTGGTGCTGCTCCTGGCCGGCGACCGGGCCGGAAACGTCAACGGCGCCGACTTCGTCATCGACGGCGGCCTCGTCAGCACGCTCTGA
- a CDS encoding AAA family ATPase — translation MFPPATISPILGRHAEVLRLDALLASVQGGASGTLLLIGEAGIGKTRLLDHAAHEAADLNVMRIAGVESEARLGFAALHRLLRPLLGGVDRLPAPQRDALGSAFGLLAAGPSDRYLVGLATLTLLADAATAQPVLCLVDDVQWLDRESAEALAFVGRRLRADAVGILLAGREAATAAPLFDGVPTARIAGLAHDEARALLAVGVPGRLDAGVAERIVADTGGNPLALIELAGELAAEQLAGKAPLPAPLPVGPLLEAHFLRQVRTLPAETQALLLLLSAASPDDPALLWRAAGHLGLSPEAADPALNADIVTHRRHVEFRHPLIRSAVHRGAAAEDRRRVHAALAAVSDPVRDQDRRAWHRAEATIGLDEAVAVELEAASERARARGGYAGQAAFLVRAAELSPQDRDCSARLVTSAGAYLTLGDPAAAQAVLDRAEPGLGDPVVRAKARQARATVEIYFVRVTAAPAILLDAAGSIAGIDAPLARRMLFEAMATVLIANHRAVGTTPEDVARTALASPAMDATGTTVPELLLNAYAVRLAVGYEAGAPLLHRALTAISSDGELSEAGLPLAVIAMFASDDIWDDEHGWGACRRIDAHDRATGALGALRTTLMVQATWEIRAGRFAAASACLDESTELAGAIGIRPDGPVHRVELLAWSGREAETRQTVETIRSVWTEHFEDTNFGDHVMNCLAVLENSLGRYSEALACALPSFEKDQPTSGARVLHEIVEAGVRSGDESAAKAALERLEERASASGTQWALGLLARCRALMAGDEHAEALYAEAVDRLGQTRIVTELARTHLLYGEWLRRRKRRIDARGRLRTAHDMFTAMGAATFAERARVELLATGERARKRVAHTEHDLTPQEMQVATLAAGGATNAEIAARLFITASTVEYHLNKVFRKLRITTRRKLTAALGGNA, via the coding sequence ATGTTCCCGCCCGCAACCATCTCTCCGATCCTGGGACGGCACGCCGAGGTCCTCAGACTCGACGCCCTGCTGGCGTCGGTCCAGGGCGGAGCCAGCGGCACACTCCTGCTGATCGGTGAGGCCGGGATCGGCAAGACCCGCCTACTGGACCACGCCGCGCACGAGGCCGCCGACCTGAACGTCATGAGGATCGCCGGCGTCGAATCCGAGGCGCGGCTGGGCTTCGCGGCGCTGCACCGGCTGCTGCGCCCGCTGCTCGGCGGCGTCGACCGGCTCCCCGCCCCGCAGCGCGATGCGCTGGGTTCGGCGTTCGGCCTCCTCGCCGCGGGCCCCTCGGACCGCTATCTGGTGGGCCTGGCCACGCTCACGCTGCTCGCCGACGCCGCCACGGCGCAACCGGTCCTGTGCCTGGTCGACGACGTGCAGTGGTTGGACCGGGAGTCGGCCGAGGCCCTGGCCTTCGTCGGGCGGCGGCTGCGGGCCGACGCGGTGGGGATCCTGCTGGCCGGCCGCGAGGCCGCCACCGCCGCGCCGCTCTTCGACGGAGTGCCCACCGCCCGCATAGCCGGTCTTGCGCACGACGAGGCCAGAGCCCTGCTCGCGGTCGGCGTGCCCGGGCGGCTCGACGCGGGCGTCGCCGAGCGGATCGTCGCCGACACCGGCGGCAATCCGCTCGCGTTGATCGAACTGGCCGGAGAGCTGGCCGCGGAGCAGCTCGCCGGCAAGGCCCCGCTGCCCGCCCCGCTGCCGGTCGGCCCCCTGCTGGAAGCACACTTCCTGCGCCAGGTCCGGACCCTGCCGGCCGAGACGCAGGCGCTGCTGCTGCTCCTGTCCGCGGCGTCGCCCGACGACCCGGCCCTGCTGTGGCGTGCGGCCGGGCACCTCGGACTGTCGCCCGAGGCGGCGGACCCCGCGCTGAACGCCGACATCGTGACCCACCGTCGGCATGTCGAATTCCGGCACCCGCTGATCCGGTCCGCCGTCCACCGCGGTGCCGCGGCCGAGGACCGCCGCCGGGTCCACGCGGCGCTGGCCGCCGTCAGCGACCCGGTCCGGGACCAGGACCGGCGTGCCTGGCACCGTGCCGAGGCGACGATCGGCCTCGACGAGGCCGTGGCCGTCGAGCTGGAGGCGGCCTCGGAGCGCGCGCGGGCCCGCGGCGGCTACGCCGGGCAGGCCGCCTTTCTCGTCCGTGCCGCGGAACTGTCCCCCCAGGACCGGGACTGCTCGGCGCGGCTCGTCACGTCCGCCGGCGCCTACCTGACCCTCGGCGACCCGGCCGCCGCGCAAGCCGTGCTCGACCGGGCCGAGCCCGGGCTCGGCGATCCCGTCGTACGCGCCAAGGCCCGGCAGGCCAGGGCGACCGTCGAGATCTACTTCGTCCGGGTGACCGCCGCCCCGGCGATCCTGCTGGACGCCGCCGGTTCGATCGCCGGCATCGACGCCCCACTGGCCCGGCGGATGCTGTTCGAGGCGATGGCGACGGTGCTCATCGCCAACCACCGCGCCGTGGGCACCACGCCGGAGGACGTCGCCCGCACGGCCCTGGCCTCGCCCGCGATGGACGCCACGGGTACCACGGTCCCCGAACTGCTGCTGAACGCCTACGCCGTACGCCTCGCCGTCGGGTACGAGGCGGGTGCGCCGCTGCTGCACAGGGCACTGACCGCGATCAGCTCCGACGGCGAACTCAGCGAGGCCGGCCTGCCCCTCGCCGTGATCGCCATGTTCGCGTCCGACGACATCTGGGACGACGAGCACGGTTGGGGGGCCTGCCGACGGATCGACGCCCACGACCGGGCCACCGGCGCGCTGGGCGCACTGCGCACCACCCTCATGGTCCAGGCGACCTGGGAGATCCGCGCCGGCCGGTTCGCGGCCGCCTCGGCCTGCCTCGACGAGTCCACCGAGCTCGCCGGCGCGATCGGCATCCGGCCCGACGGCCCGGTCCACCGGGTCGAACTGCTGGCCTGGAGCGGCCGGGAGGCCGAGACCCGCCAGACCGTGGAGACCATCAGGAGCGTCTGGACCGAACACTTCGAGGACACCAACTTCGGCGACCACGTCATGAACTGCCTGGCCGTCCTGGAGAACAGCCTCGGCCGCTACAGCGAGGCGCTGGCCTGCGCGCTGCCCTCGTTCGAGAAGGACCAGCCCACCTCGGGAGCCCGTGTCCTGCACGAGATCGTCGAAGCCGGCGTGCGGTCCGGGGACGAGAGCGCGGCCAAGGCGGCCCTCGAACGCCTGGAGGAGCGCGCGTCGGCCAGCGGGACGCAGTGGGCGCTGGGCCTGCTGGCCAGGTGCCGGGCCCTGATGGCCGGCGACGAGCACGCGGAGGCGCTGTACGCCGAGGCGGTCGACCGGCTCGGGCAGACCCGGATCGTCACCGAGCTCGCCCGGACCCATCTGCTCTACGGCGAATGGCTGCGCCGCCGCAAGCGCCGGATCGACGCGCGCGGCCGGCTCAGGACCGCGCACGACATGTTCACCGCCATGGGAGCCGCCACCTTCGCCGAACGGGCCCGGGTGGAACTGCTGGCCACCGGCGAGCGGGCCCGGAAGCGGGTGGCGCACACCGAGCACGACCTGACACCCCAGGAGATGCAGGTGGCGACCCTCGCCGCTGGTGGGGCCACCAACGCCGAGATCGCCGCCAGGCTCTTCATCACGGCGTCGACGGTCGAGTACCACCTCAACAAGGTGTTCCGGAAGCTCCGGATCACCACCCGGCGCAAACTGACCGCCGCGCTCGGGGGAAACGCCTGA
- a CDS encoding alpha/beta hydrolase, whose product MTTPTPVIFIHGLWLHATSWEPWIELFAREGYAPSAPGWPGDPETVEDSRDNPESIADHGIDDVVEHYAAIIRGLDTAPILIGHSFGGMIAQKLLGQNLAAAAVAIDAAQIKGVLPLPLSALRATLPVFRNPGNKHRAVSLTAEQFRFAFGNAVSEEESNLLFARWTIPAPGKPLFEAAAANFNPHSPAKVDTANGLRGPLLLMTGGKDHTVPEAVTRATLKQYRHSDAVTDITDFPDKGHSLTVDSGWREVADTALAWLRRQSL is encoded by the coding sequence ATGACGACACCGACACCCGTCATCTTCATCCACGGACTGTGGCTGCACGCCACATCCTGGGAGCCCTGGATCGAGCTCTTCGCCCGCGAGGGCTACGCGCCGTCCGCGCCTGGCTGGCCCGGCGACCCCGAGACCGTCGAGGACTCCCGCGACAACCCCGAGAGCATCGCCGACCACGGCATCGACGACGTCGTCGAGCACTACGCCGCGATCATCCGCGGCCTCGACACCGCTCCCATCCTGATCGGCCACTCCTTCGGCGGCATGATCGCGCAGAAGCTCCTCGGCCAGAATCTCGCCGCGGCCGCCGTCGCGATCGACGCCGCGCAGATCAAGGGGGTCCTGCCGCTTCCGCTGTCCGCGCTGCGGGCCACCCTGCCGGTGTTCAGGAACCCTGGGAACAAGCACCGCGCGGTGTCCCTGACCGCCGAGCAGTTCCGTTTCGCCTTCGGCAACGCGGTGTCCGAGGAGGAGTCGAACCTGCTCTTCGCACGCTGGACGATCCCCGCGCCGGGCAAGCCGTTGTTCGAGGCCGCCGCCGCGAACTTCAACCCGCACTCCCCGGCGAAGGTCGACACCGCCAACGGTCTGCGCGGACCGCTGCTGCTGATGACCGGCGGCAAGGACCACACCGTTCCCGAGGCCGTCACCCGGGCCACCCTCAAGCAGTACCGCCACTCCGACGCGGTCACCGACATCACCGACTTCCCCGACAAGGGTCACTCGCTGACCGTCGACAGCGGCTGGCGCGAGGTCGCGGACACCGCGCTGGCCTGGCTGCGCCGGCAGTCCCTGTAA